One segment of Bradyrhizobium sp. WD16 DNA contains the following:
- a CDS encoding enoyl-CoA hydratase-related protein yields the protein MITVRHIGKVGVIALNRPEARNALSRALIAELSAVIDALEADAAINVFLLTGSPVFCAGADIIEMAQMPLARALAEDFSGCCDRLAGCAKPVVVAVEGYAIGGGCELIEMADIVIAAEGARFGHPEIRLGTLSGAGGTQRLARAVGRAKAMDLVLTGRLIDADEAARIGLISRVVPAGSAFDVALELAEDIAARPPLALRFAKEAVDRAVSLGLAEGLRLERRLFHLSFATGELREGMAHFLAHRRGALR from the coding sequence ATGATCACGGTACGGCACATCGGAAAGGTCGGCGTCATCGCGTTGAACCGCCCGGAGGCGCGTAATGCGCTATCGCGCGCCCTGATTGCGGAATTATCTGCGGTCATCGACGCGCTGGAGGCCGACGCCGCCATCAACGTGTTCCTTCTCACCGGGTCTCCGGTATTTTGCGCCGGCGCCGACATCATTGAGATGGCGCAGATGCCGCTGGCGCGGGCCTTGGCCGAGGATTTCTCCGGTTGCTGCGACCGGCTCGCCGGATGCGCCAAGCCGGTTGTCGTCGCCGTCGAAGGCTATGCCATCGGCGGCGGATGCGAGCTGATCGAGATGGCCGACATTGTCATCGCCGCCGAGGGGGCCCGCTTCGGCCATCCGGAAATCAGGCTCGGCACGCTCTCCGGCGCCGGCGGCACCCAGCGCCTCGCCCGCGCCGTCGGACGGGCCAAGGCCATGGACCTGGTGCTGACCGGCCGCCTGATCGACGCAGATGAAGCGGCGCGGATCGGGCTGATCAGCCGCGTCGTGCCAGCGGGCAGTGCGTTCGATGTCGCCCTTGAGCTCGCCGAAGATATCGCCGCCCGGCCGCCGCTGGCCCTGCGGTTTGCCAAGGAGGCCGTGGACCGTGCCGTCTCGTTGGGCCTTGCCGAGGGACTGCGGCTGGAACGACGACTGTTTCACCTCAGCTTCGCGACCGGCGAGCTGCGCGAAGGCATGGCTCATTTCCTTGCTCATCGCCGCGGCGCGTTGCGCTGA
- a CDS encoding DUF3280 domain-containing protein, giving the protein MRRLLAFALTVLTPLLGFAQALAAPPKLAVFDFELVDTSLQGEVYGTRPAEQERLQRVTDLLRAGLKDSGKFDVLDVAPVRDAAHAANLQACGGCDQALADKLGADLVVTGMVQKVSELILSMKIWVRDVHTGKIITQMNADFRGNTDESWTRAANYLLRNRLLAPDYGVPH; this is encoded by the coding sequence ATGCGACGTCTTCTCGCTTTCGCCCTGACCGTTCTGACGCCGCTGCTCGGATTTGCGCAGGCCTTGGCCGCACCACCGAAACTCGCAGTGTTCGATTTCGAGCTGGTGGACACCAGCCTGCAGGGCGAAGTGTACGGAACTCGGCCGGCCGAGCAAGAGCGGTTGCAGCGCGTGACCGATCTGCTGCGCGCCGGCCTCAAGGATTCCGGAAAATTCGACGTGTTGGATGTCGCGCCGGTGCGGGACGCGGCGCACGCCGCCAATCTTCAGGCCTGCGGCGGCTGCGACCAGGCCCTTGCCGACAAGCTCGGCGCCGATCTCGTCGTCACCGGGATGGTGCAGAAGGTCTCCGAACTCATCCTCAGCATGAAGATCTGGGTGCGCGACGTCCACACCGGCAAAATCATCACCCAGATGAATGCCGACTTTCGCGGCAATACCGACGAATCCTGGACGCGGGCGGCGAACTATCTGCTGCGCAACCGCCTGCTCGCGCCCGACTACGGCGTGCCGCACTAG
- a CDS encoding S-(hydroxymethyl)glutathione dehydrogenase/class III alcohol dehydrogenase, protein MKTRAAVAFEAKKPLEIVEVDLEGPKAGEVLVEIMATGICHTDAYTLDGLDSEGIFPSILGHEGAGIVREVGAGVTSVKPGDHVIPLYTPECRQCKSCLSRMTNLCTSIRATQGKGVMPDGTSRFSYKGKPIYHYMGCSTFANHTVLPEIAVAKIREDAPFDKACYIGCGVTTGVGAVVNTAKVWPGANVVVFGLGGIGLNVLQGARMVGADKIIGVDLNDDKEEWGRRFGMTHFVNPKKIDTDIVQHLVALTDGGADFTFDCTGNTTVMRQALEACHRGWGTSVVIGVAEAGKEISTRPFQLVTGRVWKGTAFGGARGRTDVPKIVDWYMNGKIEIDPMITHILKLEEINKGIDLMHEGKSIRSVVVF, encoded by the coding sequence ATGAAGACCCGCGCCGCCGTCGCCTTCGAGGCGAAGAAACCGCTCGAGATCGTCGAGGTCGACCTGGAGGGGCCCAAGGCCGGCGAAGTCCTGGTCGAGATCATGGCCACCGGCATTTGCCACACCGACGCCTACACCCTGGACGGCCTCGACAGCGAAGGCATCTTCCCGTCCATTCTCGGCCATGAGGGCGCCGGCATCGTCCGCGAGGTCGGCGCCGGGGTCACCTCGGTCAAGCCGGGCGACCACGTCATTCCGCTCTACACGCCGGAATGCCGGCAGTGCAAAAGCTGCCTTAGCCGCATGACCAATCTGTGCACCTCGATCCGCGCCACCCAGGGCAAGGGCGTCATGCCCGACGGCACCTCGCGCTTCAGCTACAAGGGCAAGCCGATCTACCACTACATGGGCTGCTCGACCTTCGCCAATCACACCGTGCTGCCGGAAATCGCGGTGGCCAAGATCCGCGAGGACGCGCCGTTCGACAAGGCCTGCTATATCGGCTGCGGCGTCACCACCGGCGTCGGCGCCGTGGTCAATACCGCCAAGGTCTGGCCGGGCGCCAACGTGGTGGTGTTCGGCCTCGGCGGCATCGGCCTCAACGTCCTCCAGGGCGCGCGGATGGTCGGGGCCGACAAGATCATCGGCGTCGACCTTAATGACGACAAGGAGGAATGGGGCCGCCGCTTCGGCATGACCCATTTCGTCAACCCCAAGAAGATCGACACCGACATCGTCCAGCACCTCGTGGCGCTGACCGACGGCGGCGCCGACTTCACCTTCGACTGCACCGGCAACACCACGGTGATGCGCCAGGCGCTGGAGGCCTGCCACCGCGGCTGGGGCACGTCGGTCGTCATCGGCGTCGCCGAGGCCGGCAAGGAAATCTCGACACGGCCGTTCCAGCTGGTCACCGGGCGGGTGTGGAAGGGCACGGCGTTCGGCGGCGCCCGCGGCCGGACCGACGTGCCCAAGATCGTCGACTGGTACATGAACGGCAAGATCGAGATCGACCCGATGATCACCCACATCCTCAAGCTCGAGGAGATCAACAAGGGCATCGACCTGATGCACGAGGGCAAGTCGATCCGCTCCGTCGTCGTCTTCTGA
- a CDS encoding glycosyltransferase family 2 protein, translating to MQAIDFLRSLDAASLVQIFWYTAVFEIPRYTIGAVAMLFTIPLRRANLPIETELTVSVVLAGNNEAKALRACVASLAEQTINIGGAMEVIVVDDGSTDQMFEIAQALRREGKIDETLRLEHRGGKSAAINLGLSACTGDVIVISDLDTTFDRDAFAHLLNYFGDPQVGAVTGNIGVRNAFSNLLTCQQAVEYAIAISLGRNIKDSFGTLSVVSGAFGAFRRAALDQVGRQDTEVGEDADLTLKLRRAGWSIRFAPHAHALTDAPETLSALITQRLRWDRSIITIWMRKFRGALDPRQSIFRLTDVAVFVDVIIFQILLALAFPFYLGWLYYHLGQLAWVIVAATMLGYMVLSLLSFTAAQLVGTKAPFYLVLYLPLYTFVQVSLIRFVRIVAFAQEIIFRRSYRDSYVPARVMSQVDIV from the coding sequence ATGCAGGCGATAGATTTTCTCCGTTCGCTCGATGCGGCCAGCCTGGTGCAGATTTTCTGGTACACGGCCGTATTCGAGATACCGCGCTATACGATCGGCGCCGTCGCGATGCTCTTTACGATACCGTTGCGGCGGGCGAATCTTCCGATCGAAACCGAATTGACCGTGAGCGTCGTGCTCGCCGGCAATAACGAGGCGAAGGCCTTGCGCGCCTGTGTCGCCTCGTTGGCAGAGCAGACGATCAATATTGGCGGCGCAATGGAAGTGATCGTCGTGGATGACGGGTCGACCGATCAGATGTTCGAAATTGCCCAGGCGTTACGCCGCGAGGGCAAGATCGATGAGACACTACGCCTCGAGCATCGCGGCGGCAAAAGCGCGGCAATCAATCTCGGCCTGTCCGCCTGCACTGGCGATGTCATCGTTATTTCGGACCTCGACACCACATTCGACCGCGATGCCTTTGCCCACTTGCTGAACTATTTCGGCGATCCGCAAGTCGGGGCCGTCACCGGCAACATCGGCGTCCGCAATGCCTTTTCAAACCTTCTGACCTGCCAGCAGGCCGTGGAATACGCGATTGCCATTTCGCTCGGTCGCAACATCAAGGATTCGTTCGGTACCCTTTCGGTCGTATCTGGTGCGTTCGGGGCGTTTCGCCGGGCCGCCCTCGACCAGGTGGGCCGGCAGGACACCGAGGTTGGAGAAGACGCCGATCTGACCTTGAAGCTGCGGCGCGCTGGCTGGTCGATCCGGTTTGCGCCGCATGCCCATGCGCTGACCGACGCACCTGAGACCCTCTCCGCACTGATCACGCAACGGCTTCGCTGGGATCGGTCCATCATCACGATCTGGATGCGCAAGTTCCGCGGCGCGCTCGATCCCCGGCAGTCGATATTTCGCTTGACCGATGTCGCCGTGTTCGTCGACGTGATCATCTTTCAGATTCTTCTTGCGCTGGCGTTTCCGTTCTATCTCGGCTGGCTCTATTATCACCTCGGCCAACTGGCGTGGGTGATCGTAGCGGCGACGATGCTCGGCTATATGGTACTCAGCCTGCTGTCGTTTACAGCCGCGCAATTGGTGGGAACCAAGGCGCCATTCTACCTTGTCCTCTATCTGCCGCTATATACGTTTGTGCAGGTGTCACTGATCCGCTTCGTGCGGATCGTCGCGTTCGCGCAGGAGATTATCTTCCGCAGGTCCTATCGGGATTCCTACGTGCCGGCTCGGGTTATGAGCCAAGTGGACATCGTGTGA
- a CDS encoding LysR family transcriptional regulator, protein MNLQHLRYFLAVMETGSVSRAADGLGITQPTLSLALKRLEAEFGTRLFTPHGRGIKPLPAARHLEERARLAVRALADARRDLAGLASGGLKVGVLPSLAAPWLPRLISCRTGGFEIVEAAPDELERQLHSGALDLALTVSPLREGVVRKVLLREPYALFVGPLHPFAGRRSVRLPELDGQPFVLRQSCERLGNGRRLLLAAGGRLKLVAKTTQEATAAALVTSDVGCTLAPWSWHCSGARRVGVDGLGLERAVILAWKKATVHAASIADIARKLLTLGPGGPNRAG, encoded by the coding sequence ATGAATTTGCAGCACCTGCGCTATTTCCTCGCGGTGATGGAGACAGGCTCGGTGTCGCGCGCCGCCGATGGCCTCGGTATCACCCAGCCGACACTGTCGCTCGCGCTCAAGCGACTTGAGGCGGAATTCGGCACGAGGTTGTTTACGCCCCACGGCCGGGGCATCAAGCCTTTGCCGGCGGCTAGGCACCTTGAAGAGCGGGCCCGGCTGGCGGTTCGCGCTCTTGCCGACGCGAGGCGCGATCTCGCTGGTCTCGCGTCCGGCGGTTTGAAAGTCGGCGTGCTGCCGAGTCTCGCCGCACCCTGGTTGCCGAGGCTGATCTCGTGCCGGACCGGCGGCTTCGAGATCGTCGAGGCGGCGCCCGATGAACTCGAAAGACAGCTCCACAGCGGTGCGCTCGATCTTGCCTTGACGGTATCGCCGCTCCGCGAGGGCGTGGTGCGCAAGGTTCTGCTGCGCGAACCCTACGCGCTGTTCGTCGGGCCCCTGCATCCCTTTGCCGGCCGCAGGTCGGTCCGCTTGCCCGAGCTCGATGGCCAGCCCTTCGTTCTGCGTCAGAGCTGCGAGCGGCTGGGCAACGGCCGTCGGCTGCTGCTGGCGGCGGGGGGCCGTCTGAAGCTGGTGGCGAAGACGACCCAGGAGGCGACCGCCGCAGCGCTCGTCACCTCGGATGTCGGCTGCACGCTGGCGCCATGGAGCTGGCACTGTTCCGGCGCGCGCCGCGTCGGTGTCGATGGCCTCGGTCTCGAGCGCGCAGTCATTCTTGCCTGGAAGAAGGCTACCGTGCACGCCGCCTCCATCGCGGACATCGCCCGAAAACTGTTGACGCTCGGACCTGGAGGGCCGAACCGGGCGGGTTGA
- a CDS encoding response regulator, with product MGYERWKQDTRFDFSLRAKESAMPEPSSIVDILLVEDNPTDAELCIRALKKHNLANKLLWVKDGAEALDVLFNTGSYAGRQSAHPKVVLLDLRLPKVDGLEVLRKIKADDRTRYIPVVILTSSKEDRDVAESYKLGANSFISKPVEFDAFDETVRHLGLYWLVVNKPPV from the coding sequence ATGGGATACGAACGTTGGAAACAGGACACTAGGTTCGACTTCTCTCTGCGAGCAAAGGAGAGCGCGATGCCGGAACCGAGCTCGATCGTCGATATATTGTTGGTCGAAGATAACCCGACCGATGCCGAACTGTGCATTCGCGCGCTCAAGAAGCACAACTTGGCCAACAAGCTTCTTTGGGTGAAGGACGGCGCGGAAGCCCTCGACGTTCTCTTTAACACCGGTTCTTACGCCGGCCGGCAAAGCGCGCATCCCAAAGTGGTGTTGCTCGATCTGCGTCTGCCGAAAGTCGACGGGCTCGAGGTGCTGCGAAAAATCAAGGCGGATGATCGCACCAGGTACATTCCCGTCGTCATCTTGACCTCGTCCAAGGAGGACCGCGACGTCGCGGAGTCCTACAAGCTCGGCGCCAACAGTTTTATCAGCAAGCCGGTCGAGTTCGACGCCTTCGACGAAACCGTCCGCCATCTCGGGCTCTATTGGCTCGTCGTCAATAAACCGCCAGTCTGA
- a CDS encoding response regulator: protein MNNPIRDETSAQSAPGDTPPLLTKVLMLEDVPSDAELVQRALVKGGLAVTTQRVETEESFVAALKQFEPDIVLVDFKLPTYDGLSAVKLVRVNYPNLPVIVVTGALGDETAVELIRAGAVDYVLKDRLARLPDAVQRALSVAAQASRIRKQDAAVHTAEKNLYAIATYSQDAILMMNEDMVITFWNKSAEGCFGYSAEEAIGRDVYSFMANQEDAELMRREVEQFMKSGREHLAGWSRKLKIRKQDGTVSSNELAISFIRLEGKWNVVGVVRPQLVQF from the coding sequence ATGAACAATCCCATTCGCGACGAGACGAGCGCGCAATCCGCCCCTGGGGACACCCCGCCGTTGCTTACGAAGGTGCTTATGCTCGAAGACGTCCCGAGTGACGCGGAACTTGTGCAGCGGGCGCTCGTCAAAGGCGGACTCGCCGTCACGACCCAGCGCGTTGAGACAGAGGAGTCGTTCGTCGCGGCGCTCAAGCAGTTCGAGCCGGATATCGTTTTGGTGGACTTCAAGCTTCCCACCTATGACGGGCTCTCTGCGGTCAAGCTTGTACGCGTCAATTATCCAAACCTGCCCGTTATCGTCGTCACCGGCGCGTTGGGGGATGAGACGGCGGTCGAGCTTATCAGGGCCGGGGCGGTCGACTATGTGCTCAAGGACCGCCTGGCCCGCCTTCCTGACGCGGTTCAGAGGGCATTATCCGTAGCCGCGCAGGCCAGTCGGATCCGGAAGCAGGACGCGGCGGTGCATACCGCAGAAAAGAATCTCTACGCCATCGCCACTTATTCCCAAGACGCCATACTCATGATGAACGAAGACATGGTAATCACGTTCTGGAATAAGTCCGCCGAAGGGTGCTTCGGCTATTCAGCGGAGGAGGCTATCGGTCGCGACGTCTACAGTTTCATGGCGAACCAGGAGGATGCGGAATTGATGCGTCGGGAGGTTGAGCAGTTCATGAAATCTGGTCGAGAACATCTTGCGGGATGGTCGCGTAAGCTCAAGATCCGGAAACAGGACGGGACTGTGTCTTCGAACGAGCTGGCCATTTCGTTCATTCGTTTGGAAGGAAAATGGAACGTGGTCGGCGTGGTGCGCCCGCAATTAGTCCAATTCTGA
- the gfa gene encoding S-(hydroxymethyl)glutathione synthase, protein MTVHIHPSVDSGVRKGTGSFAGGTLVCKCKDRPVKVQITGDVAHNHACGCTKCWKPEGATFSVVAVVPRDSVKVVENGDKLKIVDPSAAIQRHACSVCGTHMYGRIENKSHPFYGLDFIHPELFVETGSAAPGFAAFVSSVIESGVNPADMAGIRARLKELGLEPYDCLSPALMDAIATHVAKSKAKAA, encoded by the coding sequence ATGACTGTTCATATTCATCCGTCGGTCGATAGTGGCGTACGCAAGGGCACCGGCAGCTTTGCCGGCGGCACGCTGGTCTGCAAATGCAAGGACAGGCCGGTGAAGGTCCAGATCACCGGCGACGTCGCCCATAACCACGCCTGCGGCTGCACCAAGTGTTGGAAGCCGGAAGGTGCGACCTTCTCGGTCGTCGCGGTGGTGCCGCGCGACAGCGTCAAGGTGGTGGAGAACGGCGACAAGCTGAAGATTGTCGACCCGTCCGCCGCGATCCAGCGCCATGCCTGCAGCGTTTGCGGCACGCACATGTACGGCCGGATCGAAAACAAGTCCCATCCGTTCTACGGCCTCGATTTCATCCATCCGGAACTGTTCGTCGAGACCGGTTCGGCCGCCCCCGGCTTCGCCGCCTTCGTCTCGTCGGTGATCGAGTCCGGTGTCAATCCGGCGGATATGGCCGGAATCAGGGCTCGCCTGAAGGAACTGGGGCTCGAGCCCTATGACTGCCTGTCGCCGGCGCTGATGGACGCGATCGCCACGCATGTGGCCAAATCCAAGGCCAAGGCAGCCTGA
- a CDS encoding histidine kinase, which produces MWQKLSLRARLNALLAVILLFGLAINIARLLVEAGPRVQAEDQSVIRLVREFIESSLVGLNDSPDADARLDRIVEDLNRLRHVSVRRAAGPASPPRPAGRAPGRPEAAPAWFMAMVHPEQNSVRVPVNVSGKTDALVITSHPDDEIDEIWDGIVTQLEVGSAIVVALLLVTMTVVSRALSPIETLAGAMTRIEDGAYDTRIKPMGPPELAAICDKLNHLATTLGGAVEDKRRLAERIVSLQDIERKEIARELHDEFGPYHFALRAHADALLRIAETAGPNEPALRKHGAAMLAQVDALQQFNRRVLGRLRPPGLADLGLGEAIGALVRQWRETDPGVQVETSVASSLPALSETAELTIYRVVQEGLTNAFRHAQASHVEVMVELDGPSGAGRTAAQAIRVRIRDNGAGLRDQKQGFGLVGMHERLMALGGSVSVTSTGEGVIVEAMVPVQPGGEDAALA; this is translated from the coding sequence ATGTGGCAGAAGCTGTCCTTGCGGGCGCGGCTCAACGCGCTTTTGGCGGTCATTCTGCTGTTTGGCCTCGCCATCAATATCGCCCGCCTGCTGGTCGAGGCCGGTCCGCGCGTCCAGGCTGAAGATCAGAGCGTGATTCGCCTGGTGCGGGAATTCATTGAATCGTCGCTGGTCGGCCTCAACGACTCGCCCGATGCCGATGCCCGGCTCGACCGGATCGTCGAAGACCTCAACCGGCTGCGCCATGTCAGCGTCCGGCGCGCCGCAGGCCCGGCAAGCCCGCCGCGCCCGGCCGGGCGTGCCCCCGGGCGGCCGGAGGCCGCGCCGGCGTGGTTCATGGCGATGGTGCATCCCGAACAGAACTCGGTTCGTGTCCCGGTGAACGTCAGCGGCAAGACCGACGCGCTCGTGATCACCTCGCATCCCGACGACGAAATCGACGAGATCTGGGACGGAATCGTCACCCAGCTCGAAGTCGGCTCGGCCATCGTGGTCGCATTGCTGCTCGTGACCATGACTGTGGTGAGTCGGGCCCTGTCGCCGATCGAGACGCTCGCGGGCGCCATGACCCGCATCGAGGACGGCGCCTACGATACGCGGATCAAGCCCATGGGGCCGCCCGAACTCGCCGCGATCTGCGACAAGCTCAACCACCTCGCGACAACGCTGGGGGGCGCGGTCGAAGACAAGCGGCGCCTCGCCGAGCGCATTGTTTCGCTGCAGGACATCGAGCGCAAGGAGATCGCGCGCGAGCTGCACGACGAATTCGGCCCTTATCATTTTGCGCTGCGGGCGCATGCCGATGCCCTGCTGCGGATCGCCGAGACGGCCGGTCCGAATGAGCCGGCGCTGCGCAAGCACGGTGCCGCCATGCTGGCCCAGGTCGACGCCCTGCAACAGTTCAATCGGAGGGTTCTGGGACGGCTTCGCCCACCGGGCCTTGCCGACCTCGGGCTTGGCGAGGCGATCGGGGCACTGGTCCGGCAGTGGCGAGAGACCGATCCGGGTGTGCAGGTCGAGACCAGCGTTGCGTCCTCGCTGCCGGCGCTCAGCGAGACCGCGGAACTGACGATCTACCGGGTGGTGCAGGAAGGGCTTACCAACGCCTTTCGCCATGCGCAGGCAAGCCATGTCGAGGTCATGGTCGAATTGGATGGACCGTCGGGCGCCGGGCGAACCGCCGCGCAGGCCATTCGCGTGCGGATCAGGGACAATGGGGCGGGCCTGCGCGATCAAAAGCAGGGCTTCGGCCTCGTCGGGATGCACGAGCGGCTGATGGCGCTCGGCGGCTCGGTCTCGGTGACCTCGACCGGCGAGGGCGTGATCGTCGAGGCGATGGTGCCCGTTCAGCCGGGCGGGGAGGATGCAGCGCTCGCCTGA
- a CDS encoding HlyD family secretion protein, which produces MRFLKQRPALHTVPSQPRNYRQTVFRWLYIAGVIAFGIWLLDFSFSGLLRFQGGGLVVGEPAIVGAEFTVTVQDLPLKQGDPIKKGQVAAIVSSQNVAETIARLTAEIAARQARLGELRMRSVVIDRILPLAEDRQRIAAAARQELDSLLANGHVALNQRTAAIEFEYRSHQDLETLRGERSVIAGEVGTLTTALSEAEGALGDLRKLYDDGRLHAPIDGVVSQIAANKGSVVRAGDPIVELYGTQRFVLAYLPSGGLYSVSVGEEVSINVGFRSTRGVITRIEPVAARLPREFQLAFRPVETQQVIRVEFGPGEVPPPLFTKVSLTSSYFAWRWLEDILAMLPPLR; this is translated from the coding sequence ATGCGTTTCCTCAAGCAACGGCCGGCATTGCACACGGTTCCAAGCCAACCGCGGAACTATCGCCAGACAGTCTTCCGCTGGCTGTATATCGCCGGAGTTATCGCCTTCGGCATCTGGCTTCTCGACTTTTCGTTCTCCGGCCTGTTGCGCTTTCAAGGCGGTGGCCTCGTGGTTGGCGAGCCGGCCATCGTCGGCGCTGAATTCACCGTTACGGTGCAGGATCTGCCGCTGAAGCAGGGTGACCCGATCAAAAAGGGGCAGGTTGCAGCCATCGTATCGTCGCAGAATGTGGCGGAGACGATCGCCCGCCTCACTGCCGAGATTGCTGCGCGGCAGGCGCGACTCGGCGAACTGCGCATGCGCAGCGTGGTGATCGATCGCATTTTGCCGCTGGCCGAGGACCGGCAAAGGATTGCGGCGGCGGCGCGACAGGAGTTGGATAGCTTGTTGGCAAATGGACACGTGGCGCTGAATCAGCGAACCGCCGCGATCGAGTTCGAATACCGCAGCCATCAGGATCTGGAAACACTCCGGGGGGAGAGGAGCGTCATCGCCGGTGAAGTCGGCACGCTGACGACGGCGTTGTCGGAGGCCGAAGGGGCGCTGGGCGACCTTCGCAAGCTCTATGACGATGGTCGTCTGCACGCTCCGATCGACGGCGTGGTGAGTCAAATCGCAGCCAATAAGGGCTCCGTCGTGCGCGCGGGCGATCCGATTGTCGAGCTGTACGGCACACAACGGTTCGTGCTGGCCTATCTGCCGTCCGGCGGTCTCTATAGTGTCTCGGTCGGTGAGGAGGTCAGCATCAATGTCGGATTTCGGAGCACCCGCGGCGTCATTACTCGCATCGAGCCGGTGGCGGCCAGGCTTCCCCGAGAGTTTCAGCTCGCTTTCAGGCCGGTGGAGACCCAACAGGTGATCAGGGTTGAATTCGGGCCGGGCGAGGTGCCGCCGCCGCTGTTCACCAAGGTGTCGTTGACCTCGAGCTATTTCGCGTGGCGCTGGCTGGAGGACATTTTGGCAATGCTGCCGCCGTTGCGCTAG
- the fghA gene encoding S-formylglutathione hydrolase: protein MTIETVSLNRSHGGTQGVYRHESRATGTTMTFSVYVPPREGTASLPVVWYLSGLTCTHANVTEKGEFRKACAELGLIFVAPDTSPRGDGVPGDPAGAYDFGLGAGFYVNATQDPFARNYRMWSYVTEELPEVVAAHFPADARRQSITGHSMGGHGALTVALSHPDRYRAASAFSPIVAPSQVPWGTKGLGGYLGSDRAAWRKHDAVALIEDGARFSELLVDVGDADPFLTEQLRPELLERACGSAGIPLTLRRQPGYDHSYYFISTFMADHLRWHAQRLKA from the coding sequence ATGACGATCGAAACCGTTTCCCTCAATCGATCGCATGGCGGCACGCAGGGCGTCTACCGTCACGAAAGCCGCGCCACCGGGACGACGATGACCTTTTCGGTCTATGTGCCGCCTCGTGAAGGCACGGCGTCGCTGCCGGTGGTCTGGTATCTGTCGGGACTGACCTGCACTCACGCCAATGTCACGGAAAAGGGTGAGTTTCGAAAGGCCTGCGCCGAGCTCGGCCTGATCTTCGTGGCCCCGGATACCAGCCCGCGCGGCGACGGCGTCCCCGGCGATCCGGCCGGCGCCTATGATTTCGGCCTTGGTGCCGGCTTCTATGTCAATGCCACGCAGGACCCGTTCGCCCGCAACTACCGGATGTGGAGCTATGTGACCGAAGAGCTGCCCGAGGTGGTTGCGGCGCATTTCCCCGCCGACGCGAGGCGGCAATCGATCACGGGCCATTCCATGGGCGGCCATGGTGCCCTGACAGTCGCCCTCTCCCATCCCGATCGTTATCGCGCAGCCAGCGCCTTTTCGCCGATCGTCGCGCCCTCGCAGGTGCCCTGGGGCACCAAGGGCCTCGGCGGCTATCTCGGCAGCGACCGTGCAGCATGGCGCAAGCACGATGCGGTGGCGCTGATAGAGGACGGGGCGCGGTTTTCCGAGTTGCTGGTGGATGTCGGCGATGCCGACCCGTTCCTGACCGAGCAGCTCCGTCCCGAACTGCTGGAGCGCGCCTGTGGCAGCGCCGGGATTCCCCTCACCTTGCGCCGCCAGCCCGGCTACGACCACAGCTATTACTTCATCTCGACCTTCATGGCCGATCATCTGCGCTGGCACGCGCAGCGCCTGAAGGCCTGA
- a CDS encoding response regulator transcription factor, producing the protein MRILIVDDHFIVVSGCRALFADDADVTFLEAEDAESGERLFLDERPDICVVDINLPGVSGFELVRRILAHDAAARIIMFSMNDDPVFAARAIEAGAKGYVSKGGDTRDLVDAINEVGSGGTYLPPAIARRLAFAGPALTQNPLAKLNAREIEILRLLSAGKSLSEIAWMVHASYKTIANTSSIMRQKLGVRTSAELVRLALESSLLAPGTSTSTATAADVATRD; encoded by the coding sequence ATGCGTATCCTGATCGTCGACGATCATTTCATTGTCGTGTCCGGCTGCCGGGCGCTGTTCGCGGACGACGCCGACGTCACCTTCCTCGAGGCGGAGGATGCCGAGAGTGGCGAGCGCCTGTTCCTGGACGAGCGACCCGACATCTGCGTCGTCGACATCAACCTGCCGGGCGTCTCTGGCTTCGAGCTGGTCCGCCGGATTCTCGCCCATGACGCCGCGGCGCGGATCATCATGTTCAGCATGAACGATGATCCGGTGTTCGCCGCGCGCGCCATCGAGGCCGGTGCCAAGGGGTACGTCTCCAAGGGCGGCGACACCAGGGACCTCGTCGACGCGATCAACGAGGTCGGGAGCGGCGGCACGTATCTGCCGCCCGCCATCGCCCGTCGCCTCGCCTTCGCCGGGCCGGCGCTGACCCAGAATCCGCTGGCCAAACTCAATGCCCGCGAAATAGAAATTCTGCGGCTGCTCAGCGCCGGCAAGAGCCTGTCCGAAATCGCCTGGATGGTTCATGCCTCCTACAAGACCATAGCCAATACCTCTTCCATCATGAGGCAGAAGCTCGGCGTCCGCACCTCCGCCGAACTGGTCCGGCTGGCACTGGAGAGCAGTCTGCTCGCCCCCGGAACGTCAACCTCCACGGCGACCGCAGCGGATGTCGCGACGCGCGATTGA